The Dendropsophus ebraccatus isolate aDenEbr1 chromosome 2, aDenEbr1.pat, whole genome shotgun sequence DNA segment AATCTGTAATCTTCTGGGCCCTACCCGggtgctggcagtcccctagtgagcatggtccTTTTTGGTAATTGGTCTGTGCTGTAGATTatgcaatctcaggtctcctactgtaatgaagtgtcagagGGTGGCTTGTGACAGTCTGgctgcctcaccactccttcctcctccctcttcatgaacaatcaatgctgcctggcctcctgcttgctcaccTCTCTGCCATTGTCTGATTGCAGCTTGGTCTTCTGTAGactgtctgaaagaaacacttgcATAAAGTTGAATCTTTGAGCCCAAATGTATTGAAGCTGTGGTTTAGATGAACTTGCCTGTCTACAGACCGGCCAGCAGTTCAtattttggttcaaatcccctgatggaaattgaAGAGTAGATtgaacacaaaaaggctatgttcacacactgttgaaattaagtggattgACACCATTTCATTGcatataactgccattatttcaaaactcCTGTTTTAAAGTAATTGCAATTGGCCATTATTTGGCAGCCattcacttaatttcaacagtttttttttttaacatggcctttgtgtgttcaatccactcctggttttgtttgcaaaatactgagtgaacatagccttacgaaTATTAAAGACCTATATTTCCATCAGAGCATTTgagccaaagaatgaactgctggcagatcTCTAGACAggggagttacccctagaccacagccccaGTACATCTTGGTTTAGACTTTTTACCcaaaaatctgacagatttttaaatccaaagccaggaatggatttgaagaggataaatctctgctgttcctttatgacctgttcctgtttagtctgttcctggctttggcttcaaagatcagtcagataaatctgtgtaaacgacTATAAGAGGGAGTAGTGAGgtcagttatgctgcgtttacacagacagatttatctgacagatctttgaagccaaaaccaggaacagactataaacagggatcaggtcataaaggaaagactgggatctatcctcttttcaaatccattcctggctttggcttccaaaatctgtcagataaatctgtctgtgtaaacgcaccattagaccccAGACTGTGCAAAATCCACTcaagacaaattaccaaaaaacatgctcacaaggggactgccatgTACAGCACTGTCAGCACCAGTGGTAAGGCCTGGGTTCTTAGACTCccttttaaatgggaaaaatgacaaaatataaaatcataacTTGTGTCTGACAGACAAGATCCCCATGCTACCCACCTCTAGTAAAACAAACTCATCAAAATGATAGGTAGTTCATATCATattgcactgtacagtatatactcacaccAGGTACCATATACATTATGAACAATACAATATCTAAGTAAATATTAGACAGCCTGACTACTTATGTAAgaaagtgctgatctgctagatctgtgctTACTGAGCCTATGGGTATGTATCCTTGCTTCTGTCCACCGCTCCACTAAAACTTCTCAGCAAACAGCATTGTGCATTAGAGAAACGACTGCTGCAGTGCATCCCTGCTGTGACTGTCCCCTTTATTAGACCAGTGTTCATAGACGTTGGGTCATTTAGGGTTAAATACTTCAATAACACTGCTTCTGTTTTTCAGACTCTGCGCATCACAACAAGAAAAACCCCCTGTGGTGAGGGATCCAAGACATGGGACCGCTTCCAGATGCGTATCCACAAGCGTCTGATCGACCTGCACAGTCCCTCCGAGATTGTCAAGCAGATCACCTCCATCAGTATTGAGCCTGGTGTAGAAGTGGAGGTCACCATTGCTGATGCATAAATGAGACACTTCCTGAATAAAAGATCTTGAATAAAATGTCTCTTGGTTGtgttcagattttttattttatctagaAAATTCAACAAATCACAAAACATTTTACAATATTTCCATTTCTCCAATGATATCCTCCCCCCTGGACAGAgctggggaaaataaaaaaaaaacacaccttaaATAATTATATACCTTTTCCAATTCATAGCTTTCATAAAGTTCACATTGCTTCCACTCATTGATATTTGGGGCCTTCTCAGACATCCACTTTACAATTTGCAGTCTAGCGATAAAAAGCAATTTACTCAACCGAGCCTTTTTTTCCTATTGCATATAAGACTAGAAGCCTCCCCTAAAATTATAATCTTTGGATCCAGAGGGATACTGATATTTAAGGAGGAATGGATTTCCCTTACTACACTCCAAGTAACTGCAGTTCAGGGCAAGACCATAGCATATGCGGCCATCCTGCTGGCTCTCTACCACATCTCATATAATTAGGCGACTCTTCCTTATCCTATGCAAAAGACGGGTTTATTAAATGCTATTAACCAAATTAAATTTTATTCTATGATTATTAATTTGTGACATGTTTTTTAATACAAACATCCATTGATGGTCTGTCATTTTCCCCAACTCTTCCTCCCATTTTCTATGACTTTACCTGCATACCTTCATATTTCACCTCAGACTCCTGTATATTGGTAATCCCTTTCTTTTTTCCTCTGTAAATAACAATTTTATTGTAGCTGTGGTCTCCTGTACCATAAATATCTTTTAGTTGTAATATATGCATGTTAGAGGTTACAGTATTCTAACCAGCCATTGTCTGATACAGTTTTTTCCTCCAACACTTGCCAGGTTTTTATCTCTCCCATTCACAAATAAATCACTTATTTGGTTTATACCCGCTTTATGTTCCGCTAAAATGTTTAACTGATTAAATTCATCCAAATTTATAGTATACCAAATTGGCGAAAAACTCAAccccctttttatttttaaaacttcTTCCCAGATCTGAGACAGTAAATATACCGACGGGAGCAGtctccactttttattttttagttggcCTGATTGTAAGAGCTTTTTGTTTTTTGGTTGTGTTCAGATTAAGTGGTAAAGAGAACTTTTGTGACAAATTGTCAGTGTGAAATTTGCTGACTACAGACTGAGATGAAGGAATATTGGGGGTGAAGTTAAAGACTTGTCTGCATTCTGATAAGTTTAGTGGAATGAGAGCATGACTTCCCTCACAACACCTACCATAACTCACTCCAGAAAGTTCTACAAAACTATAGCTGGTGGGTTTTTGGCAGTAAGACCAGCACCAATTAAAACACCTAATGGGATATTCCACTAATAGCTgacttgatatgttgctgcccatggtggggGGGACTAACAATTCATTACACACttatccagtctccttcccccagttctgagctgctgctttctgctgaaaacaaatCTGTGAGTCTGTCTTTCCCACTCCCTtctaagatggctgatgtaaaaaagtccctgactggctttatctgcaacattgtagcttttttgtaatccTGTGAGGGATATTCTGAGGTCTAGTTTCTAATGAAGACACTGactatccctcccagcattacaaaattgCTGATAACTgcgccagtcagggacttgtttttacctcttagaagggaggggggagatggaggctTGTGCAGATTtgtctccagcagaaagcagctgagaactgggggatggagactgaatagataagtatggaaggaattgttagtcccctatgggcagcaacatacaagaagtttgagtggaatacccctttaaagggaatctgtcagcacccgggtgaTACCACCACTCCTTCTTTCCTCGATGAATAATCAATACTGCCCGGCCTCCCGCTTGTTCAGCTgtcagtggtttttttttttttaattcatttatgGAGGAGGTGAAGCAACATGCCCACCAGGCCCCCAACATAACATCGAAATACAATCCTGTGCATAAGCAGCCAGTGTCTGATTGCaggtcagtcctctgtaggcagtttgttGGAACAAAACActcagggtgggttcatactacggaattctcgcggaattctgcagtatgtccgcgcgcctttcccccggctccatagaccccattctatgggccggcgttttccgctatccgccgaaagaagtgacatgttacttttgAAGGGCACtacgatactttaataaaaaatttggcTGTACTTTTAATCGTGGATCTTGTTTGGTAGGTCTATGCCCCTGATGGTCAGTGCACACATACCGCCAAAGAAAAGTGAAAAGCACGCTAATAAGGTGTTGAACCTGTGGCGCTCCAGCTGCTGTGAAACTACAattgcttaaaaaataaaaaaaaggcctcTTGTCTTCCATGGCATTTCTtctggcggaatctggcaaagcctatgcgagctgcggaatccgtggcggGTGATACGCcgggattccgcagtgtgcacataccctaaatgttGGCCTCAGATGTCATGTGGCTAGTATCACGTCTCCAGTGGCCACGTAATGCTGATTTATTAATGTCCATGCAGTATTGTAGCAGTTGGACTGACTGTGGACTGATAATGGGGAGATCACACATCAGGTAGCTCCAGCATACACCTAGCCATCTATACACTCACTGAGTGACGACATCCTGATGTGCCTTATCTGGGTAAAAACACCAGGGGGGagttattaaaaggctaaaatccttttttttttgttgccgaTGGGCCcgattggcgtaaaaatattcacaaatggtctatttgcacaTATTTCATTCGcatcgggcccatctgcgccaAAGGGACGGGGAGGGGGCATTACAGGGGGTGTGGCAGTATGCAGAGGGGCATTACGGGGGGTGTGGcagtatgcgggggggggggggggaattacagGGGGTGTGGCAGTATGCAGAGGGGCATTACGGGGGTGTGGCAGTATACAGAGGGGCATTACAGGGGGTGTGGCAGTATGCTGAGGGGCATTACAGGGGGTTTGGCAGTATATGGAGGGGCATTACAGGGGGTGTGGCAGTATGCTGAGGGGCATTACAGGGGGTGTGGCAGTATGAGGAGGGGCATTACAGGGGGTGTGGCAGTATGCTGAGGGGCATTACTGGGGGTGTGGCAGTATGCGGGGGGGGCATTACTGGGGGTGTGGCAGTATGCGGGGGGCATTACTGGGGGTGTGGCAGTATGCGGGGGGGGGCATTACTGGGGGTGTGGCAGTATGCGGAGGGGCATTATGGAGGGTGCGGCCTCTGCGTgcactgcatttatcatttttagggctggcatagatttcaatttattcgcacggacgggctcagtgtgcacaggatttatgtacaggcagtgcatctctacataaatcctctaagCTCCGGGACAtctgtaagcccggcgtaaaaaacaactggacttaataaatgtccccccaggaGTATAAATTAATTTCACCCCCACCCCAGtggttttaacccctagacgacccaggacgtaactgtacgtcctgggtggttctcccgctatgaagcgcgctctggagcggagcgcgcttcgtaggaggtgggggccggctgcagtgagcagccgggacctcaccggtaatgacacgctgcagcgattgcgctgccgcgtgtcattaaccccttaaacgccgcggcgcgaccacggcgtttaagtgtaagtgacagggggagtcccctgtcacttaccgatcgggtcccgatcattgaaacggaccgccggaggtctctcacctgcctccgtgcggtccgatcggcgatctgctacactgagcctgcacaggcaggctcaatgagcaaatcgccgataacactgatcaatgctatgcctatggcatagcaatgatcagtgtaaaaacccaagtactggatgtaaaagtcccccaaagggacttcaaatgtgtaaaaaaaaaaaaaaaaaaaaaaaaaaaaaagttcaaaacactattacactaccccaaaacccctcccccaataaaagttgaaatacccccccctatcccattatataaataaaacatataaaaataaatagatagataaacatataatatatcgtagcgtgcgtaattgtccgatctattaaaatataacaagcgtcattgtgatgggtgaacggcgtacacgaaaagagggaaaaaagtgcgcagattattgattttgttacattatatatttaaaaaaatcaataaaaagtgatcaaaacgtccgatcttcacaaatatggtataagtaaaaactagagatcatggcggaaaaaattacaccccatacagccccgtaggtaaaaaaataaaaccgttataagtgtcacaatagtcccattttattaatatttaattgccaaaaaaaaggatttcataaaaaaatatataacattagagaatctgtgtaacctgcatatggttgtgttcgggctgacctatagaataatagtgtcatgtcgctgttaccatatagtgcattacgtagacacaggaaccccccaaacgttaccatattgcattcttatttacgatttcacctatttatatcttcataaataatatatttggattccgtcatacatgttatggtaaaatgaaagacgccattacaaagtacaactattcctgtaacaaacaagcacttacatggcttgtagatagaaaactgaaagtgctggagctcttagaaggggaggagggaaaaacggaaacactacgatcaaaatttgcgcggtccactgggtcattttgggcctggtcctcaaagggttaatacctGAGGAGGGTGAGCTCAGCCACTATGTTCCACACAAGTCTGTGCACCTGGAGACCTCTTCATCCACTTACACCACAGCCAGGCCCCCTAACCATCAGATGACAGCAGCACACCATAGCCGCAGTGTGTGATCCCTGCCCTATCAGAGTGCCCGGTAATTCATGGCTGACTAGCCTCCTGGCTTTGTAGGGATTTGCAGGTACTTCCTGAGTACATTGGGGGAACAGATTCCAGTTTGTAGGGTGAAAAACTATAAAGGATTGTCCTGGCGCTCACCTCACAGGCTACCACCAGGGGGCGCACATACAGCGTACATACTGAGCGGCGGCTCCAACACCAAGCAGATAGCAAGAAAGCGACTCACAAGCCAATCAGCGGTCTAGAGTCAGAGCTGGGCGGGGACAACCACAGCAATCCTGACCGGCGGAATCAGCGTCCAATAGGAACGTTTGTGACCCCGATCACATGAATGGCGGGAAGTATGAAGCTGACGGCTGACAGTCTGCCTCACTAACTACTGACCgggtgtgaccagcgtcctgtgcTCTCCGCAGACAACACTCACAGTATGTTACattgggactatttattgttatgcgGTTTATGTTATGTTTTCTCCTGTGGAATACTGTAGGCTCGTgtagtgctgccctctagtggtggaAATACACGGAAGAGGAGCCTTGTCTATGAATTTTATTCATGTAATCTGGTGCTGCCCGaagtgacccatggctctatagTGTAACACTGCACTGGCTGTGTATATCTGTATCAGCCACTCCCAACCGGCAGCtgccgcaaaactacaactcccagcatgctattGGCTGCAGCTTAGCAACTGCTACAGTGCCACAAGTGGGTGAGCAGAGATGTGCAGGTGTATAGGAGGCCCCCCGAGGATGTACaggcctataggagggggggcCCAGTTATATACAGGCCTATAGGAGGCCCCCCGAGGATGTACAGGCCTATAGGAGGGGGGCCCAGTTATATACAGGCCTATCGGAGGGGGCCCCCCCTGAGGATGTACaggcctataggagggggggcTCCCTGAGGATGTGCaggcctataggaggggggggccccCTGAGGATGTACAGGCCTATAGGAGGGAGCCCAGTTATATACAGGCCTATAGGAGGGGGCCCCCCCGAGGATGTACaggcctataggagggggggcCCCCCGAGGATGTACaggcctataggagggggggcTCCCTGAGGATGTGCaggcctataggaggggggggccccCTGAGGATGTACAGGCCTATAGGAGGGGGGCCCAGTTATATACAGGCCTGTAGGAGGGGGGGCCCCCCCGAGGATGTACaggcctataggagggggggggcctcCTGAGGATGTACAGGCCTATAGGAGGGGGGCCCAGTTATATACAGGCCTATaggagggggtaggaggggggGCCCCCCCGAGGATGTACaggcctataggaggggggggccccCCCGAGGATGTACaggcctataggaggggggggccccCCCGAGGATGTACaggcctataggagggggggcCCCCCGAGGATGTGCAgtcctataggaggggggggggccctgagGATGTGCAGGCCTATAGGAGGGAGCCCAGTTATATACAGGCCTATAGGAGGGGGCCCCCTGAGGATGTGCAGGCCTATAGGAGGGAGAGGGGACCCCCTAGGATGTGCAGGCctataggagggggaggggacccCCGAGGATGTGCAGGCctataggagggggaggggacccCCGAGGATGTGCAGGCCTATAGGAGGGAGCCCAGTTATATACaggcctataggagggggggcCCCCCGAGGATGTGCAGGCCTATAGGAGGGGGCCCAGTTATATACAGGCCTATAGGAGGGGGCCCCCTGAGGATGTGCAGGCCTATAGGAGGGAGAGGGGACCCCCGAGGATGTGCAGGCctataggagggggaggggacccCCGAGGATGTGCAGGCCTATAGGAGGGAGAGGGGACCCCCGAGGATGTGCAGGCttataggagggggaggggacccCCGAGGATGTGCAGGCCTATAGGAGGGGGCCCAGTTATATACAGGCCTATAGGAGGGGGCCCCCTGAGGATGTGCAGGCCTATAGGAGGGAGAGGGGACCCCCGAGGATGTGCAGGCctataggagggggaggggacccCCGAGGATGTGCAGGCCTATAGGAGGGAGAGGGGACCCCCGAGGATGTGCAGGCctataggagggggaggggacccCCGAGGATGTGCAGGCCTATAGGAGGGGGCCCAGTTATATACAGGCCTATAGGAGGGGGCCCCCCGAGGATGTGCAGGCctataggagggggagggggcccccCGAGGATGTGCAGGCctataggagggggagggggcccccCGAGGATGTGCAGGCctataggagggggaggggacccCCGAGGATGTGCAGGCCTATGGGAGGGGACCCCCGAGGATGTGCAGGcctatgggagggggaggggacccCCGAGGATGTGCAGGCCTATGGGTAATGTGGGGCCCTGGGTAGTGCCTCTTATGTGACACTGGATCTTCTTTTCCCAGGCTGATTCCTTTCCTGATGGACA contains these protein-coding regions:
- the RPS20 gene encoding small ribosomal subunit protein uS10, coding for MAFKDTGKAPVEQEVAIHRIRITLTSRNVKSLEKVCADLIRGAKEKNLKVKGPVRMPTKTLRITTRKTPCGEGSKTWDRFQMRIHKRLIDLHSPSEIVKQITSISIEPGVEVEVTIADA